A window of the Ostrea edulis chromosome 1, xbOstEdul1.1, whole genome shotgun sequence genome harbors these coding sequences:
- the LOC125646323 gene encoding zinc finger and SCAN domain-containing protein 29-like yields MADRGAVWTDDETRLLIKFWGQKEVQESLGGTYRNSEIYDQIADKMAENGYDRNAKQCRCKVKQLKKDYRREREFGSPSKRRAFRFYDEMEGILGNLEAPGLAPESTSDTEISNQTEENVTVGDQKIKSSEAGLVPSWDSAIESIKVEMPPSKFEISAPGNSSRTETNNNTAVSQEKFRKRRSITSLADRLRTAKRCRSSFIKTRDGERDTKSLLERTLVSQTPEFQASVLLEMERMKIEKEIELERMRLEYKQKQWKDILQLLTQKYSPRNVCSTQSTSGINSSSQNLNNCDGVENSRSSESNAS; encoded by the exons ATGGCGGATAGAGGAGCAGTTTGGACAGACGATGAAACAAGACTTCTGATAAAATTCTGGGGACAGAAAGAGGTACAGGAAAGCCTCGGAGGAACGTACAGAAATTCCGAGATTTATGACCAAATTGCGGACAAAATGGCGGAAAATGGATATGATAGAAACGCCAAGCAATGCCGGTGTAAAGTTAAACAGCTGAAAAAGGATTACAGACGCGAAAGAGAATTTGGCAGCCCCTCTAAACGACGTGCATTCAGGTTTTATGACGAGATGGAAGGCATACTGGGAAATCTGGAAGCTCCAGGATTGGCACCGGAGAGCACTTCCGATACTGAAATCTCGAATCAAACTGAAG AAAACGTCACCGTAGGAGACCAGAAGATAAAGTCCTCCGAAGCTGGTTTAGTTCCATCATGGGATTCAGCTATAG AGTCTATTAAAGTGGAGATGCCGCCTTCTAAGTTCGAGATATCAGCCCCTGGTAATAGTAGTAGAACAGAAACCAATAATAATACAGCTGTCTCACAAGAAAAATTCAGAAAACGGAGAAGCATAACAAGTCTTGCAG ATAGATTGCGGACAGCGAAAAGGTGTAGAAGTTCTTTTATCAAAACTAGAGACGGTGAGCGGGACACCAAGTCTCTTCTGGAGCGTACGCTAGTCTCACAGACCCCCGAGTTCCAGGCCTCTGTCCTCTTAGAGATGGAAAGGATGAAGATAGAAAAAGAAATCGAATTAGAACGAATGAGGCTggaatacaaacaaaaacagtGGAAGGATATTCTACAGCTTCTGACTCAGAAATATAGTCCGCGAAACGTGTGTTCTACCCAATCAACCAGTGGTATTAATTCGTCCTCGCAGAATCTGAACAATTGCGACGGTGTTGAAAATTCTCGGAGCAGTGAAAGTAATGCATCGTAA
- the LOC125664871 gene encoding uncharacterized protein LOC125664871: protein MYQLLLVALGVLHLPYSRPCCSPNVLQGDIMVYGYVTEEKKSYQNMVKVYYDADEKKVAKKTTVMMGNKPTEVLTIDDYVKGKRYVITNGNTCNVTELKEQFEKICVTPNAKFLGSTVLGNTNTNMRVDMYSANIRRGEISFETSFMVTPMDGGDCTLVGVVANGKEEGNLFMMETSIYSNFTFEIPDKSVFKPPSECFRYESMGNLLFEVIGRYRQKNVNY from the exons ATGTATCAACTGCTGTTGGTGGCGCTGGGTGTACTGCACCTTCCATATAGTCGTCCATGCTGCTCTCCAAATGTGCTTCAGGGTGATATCATGGTATACGGCTATGTCACCGAGGAAAAAAAGAGCTATCAG AACATGGTCAAAGTCTATTATGACGCAGATGAAAAGAAAGTGGCAAAGAAAACCACGGTCATGATGGGGAATAAACCAACGGAAGTACTAACCATAGACGACTATGTAAAAGGGAAGCGTTACGTCATAACAAATGGCAACACTTGCAATGTCACGGAATTGAAAGAGCAGTTCGAAAAAATCTGTGTGACGCCTAATGCAAAGTTTTTAGGTTCTACCGTTCTGGGTAACACTAATACCAACATGAGGGTCGATATGTACAGCGCCAACATCCGGCGAGGCGAGATTTCCTTTGAGACCAGTTTTATGGTGACGCCGATGGATGGAGGTGATTGCACCTTAGTAGGGGTTGTGGCAAATGGAAAAGAAGAGGGCAATCTTTTCATGATGGAAACGTCAATATACTCGAACTTTACGTTTGAAATCCCTGACAAATCTGTCTTTAAACCGCCTAGCGAATGCTTCCGTTACGAAAGTATGGGAAATCTGCTCTTTGAAGTTATAGGACGATACCGTCAGAAAAACGTCAACTATTAA